Within the Zea mays cultivar B73 chromosome 10, Zm-B73-REFERENCE-NAM-5.0, whole genome shotgun sequence genome, the region GATCATAAAGTAATTAGAACCCTTGATAGGGGATCTATTTACGGCCCAGACTGCTGATTCTATTTTAGCAGGTAAATAAATTGGAATACTCAAGGTGTTCCAGGTACTGATCCACGTACTACAGAAACTGACCCGCAAGTTCAGAAGATTATACATTTGTAGAGACTTGCAAATAAACTGCCAGATGCATTCACTAATTATAAAGGTGTCACTAAATCCTTCATTTCTTCTAGGAATACACTAGAAAGAGTGGAAGTACCGAATAAAACCACTCAACTCCCAGAGAGGAGAAGTATGGTGACTAAGCGTTGTTCTGTTGCTAAGAAACAAAGAAACTACTGAATGCAGACAAAAACCAAGAGAATGCACTGTATCAAGTGGATTTTGATGATCCGTGACCTAGCTCGGATGTGCGCATTGCCGAGGCTGGGACATCGCAAAACCCTAGACACATTAATTTGGGAAATTATGATGAGTCTTTAAAGGGAGATGAAATTGTCATCAACTATGTTGAAACTGGTGAAACCTATGATAGAAAAGCCCCATTGTCGACATATATTTCTTCGAGAAAACTACTAAGGATCTTCAGAATGATCTAGATTCTAAGACCATATGGTAGAATGCACAAAGCGCTCGGATTGGATCAAGTGGAAGGAATCAATTGAAGCGgagttagctttgctttagaaaagagAAGTTTTCTCGGCTGTAATGCCTATACCACGTGGTATCTTCCATGTGGGATACAAGTGGGTTTTCATTCGGAAACAAAATGAAAATGGTGACATAGTGAGATACAAAGCAAGGCTAGTAGCACAAGGGTTTACGCTAAGACCCGGCGTTGATTTCAACGAAACTTATTCACCAGTTGTCGACTctggagattagaatgcatgagtggtacatggtggctagcaacaagtacaaactcgaggacttcacatttgttgtgccaatAGATGCATTTTCGAGCAAAGATAATATAGATCATGTGcgacatttattctttgacgattgttgtcgttgtaccaccgacaaaggatggaaaccaactacttaaccctcttttacATGTAAGTACCTCTAAATCAACTATTTGTTAGTTCTGTacatgcacacttgtacttacaacttaacaaatgtattcttaatcacacaatgctattcttatatgcagtgcataccattTTTATTTGAAAGATCTTGGCGGTGAACAtctagaggacaagcctaatttgacaatatcattatttccatttgATGACAAACAACCTCTGGGTACtggtcctgtgcggttattatgtatgcgaatggttaTTATGAAAGTTATGTAATTCCCATCGGCTGTCTGATAGCCGACGTTGATTTTCTTGTTCCCATCGGCCTTTACCGAAGCCGACGAGAATTAttctagccgacgggaattatctGGATTTCTGTTGtggttgcaatttttatgttttaTTATTGCTCATTACATTACTCTTACATAGCACTACTTgcttttttgctttcattgctggTTCCTAAATCCATGATCAATGCTAAATGGCTAGAAAAAGATATGGTTACCATCGGTGTGGCTAAGGTTGTAACAAACTTGCTTTGCTTTGCGTGccatgaagttcttcatcaaaaagggctattctacaacaaAAATGGAAATTTGAAACACCTCCCATAACTAAGTTTGTACATGCTAGCACACAATGTTTAGGCCTTTAGTTTGGTTAACATGTTATGTGAGAGTGGTACTTCAGATGATGTTGAGATGTATATGGAACTTGAGATGATGTATCTTATTGTGATTTGGTGCTAATAATACTACTGTTATCATTCTGTGAATGTGATTTGTGATGTGTATGAATATGTATATTATTTTATGTATGAATCTGTATATTGATTTGTTATGAATCTTGTATATTGATTTGTATGAATCAGGATACAATCGTTCTGTATATTGATTCTGTATATTGAAATTATAGTCAGACTTATATTTAAAACTGCTTGTGATGTGTGGTTATCATAAGGTGCTAGGACTAGAAACCGCATGTGATGTATGTCCAACACAAGCGGCTAGGACTAGAAATCgcttgtgatgtgtgtctatcgcaAGCGATTCCTTTGtccaaaaccgcttgtgatgtatgtCTATCACAAGAGGTTTTAGATTGACCGCACGAGATGTTGTTTACATCACATGCGGTGCACTACAAGCAGTTCCTgaaaccgcctgtgtagaggctaactgGATTGCTTATATAGAGCTTTATTACAGCAGTGTCTTATATGGAAATGGATTTTTTTTCTAAATTAGAATAGTAGTCTTACACGGTAATTTGGATGCAGCATTACAAAATAGAGCCGGCACGCAAACGGGGTAGTGTAGCAAACTTACAAATTGGCTAAGGAAAGTAATTCAAAATCTAGTTTTTTCCTTCATTTTCTAGCTACATTAAATGTACCAGATAACCAAGTCAATGTTCTAGTTATAATTTTTAATTGCCGCAAAGTTTAAAAAGGAAACTCGCACATTTTTGTGTTTCGTGATATATTTTGATTACAAGATTTTCTGAATTGTTGCACTTGGTCCTACACTAAATTGATGATTAAGAAAAGGTTCACTAATTAATACGAGAACTCCCAAGAGCCAAGCCTATGCCAGACGAGCTAACATATAGAAAGGTAAAGAAACATATAGAtaaatagatagatagatagatagacacATAAAGAAAAAAGATAGACAGATAGATAaagggatatatatatatatatatatatatatatatatatatatatataagagatAGATACATAAATCGAGATAGATAGACAAAAGCTAGATAGACAGACAAATAGACTATGGACTGCATATATATATTGGCCACATCTTGCAGCTTTCAAAAGTAACACATTGTTAGTATTAGACACTTTCTAGTTCATCACCCATGGCAAAGTTCTTCAACTACACCATCATCCAAGGACTCTTGATGCTTTCCATGGTACTTCTGGCATCGTGTGCTATTCATGCACACATAATAAGTGGTAATCAATGAATTTGATATATTCTTTATTGCGGCAAATTAAAATTATATATACATGTATAATATTGATTCTAACAATATTGTTGGTAATTTGAATGATCTTTATTAGGGGAAACTGAAGAGGTTAGCAACACAGGGAGCCCGACAGTGATGGTCACGATGGGGGCAAACCGAAAGATAATTGAAGATAATAAAAATTTATTGTGCTATCTAAGGGCTCTAGAGTACTGTTGTGCAAGGACCAGACAATGCTATGATGACATAAAGAAGTGCTTGGAGCATTGCCGTGGTTGAAAGGTGTAATAAAGGATATGCTTTCTTTGGATCTTAGTTGGTGATCAGAAAAATGTTCTACCAATTCATGCATGTACCAAAGGATAATATAAGCTGCTCAAAAAATCGTGGTTAATTAGAGTTTTTTGTTGGAAAAATGATAACTTCCTTACAAACATATACCAAATTAAAGAGACCCTCTTAATGCATGATCTATCTTTTAATAAAGAACATATTCCATAGTAAAAACTTGTATTTATCACTTCTTCAATCCCAcgtattatattttttatttcctGCTTGGCCTCATTTCTAGAATTACGCTAGTAACTACTTCATGGATGGAATTATTTCCCACATCTCTACTACTATAATACAGAAGTTTCTCCATGTGTCAACCATGTCACCTCTCCCCTTCTTGCTTTATGTGAAAATAAGATAAAATTGTGCACAACAAAGGGTTTAAACCTTGGTTGTTAGATCTACATTCACACCCATCAAGTCAACAGAGCCTACTTATTTTTGTGTTTTATATTCTATACTCAAACATAATATAGATAATTTTACAAAAATAAGGGAAACAAATAAAACTGATCCATACTAGGCCTAGCCCGCTGTACCACAATTAAGGTCCAGGCAGGACACAGTGATCGGGCTAGGTTAGCACATGTTGGTGtacaattgtcggggaccataattaggggtacccccaagactcctaatctcagctggtaacccccatcagcacaaagctgcaaaggtctgatgggtgcgattaagtcaaggctcggtccactcaagggacacgatctcgcctcgcccgagcccagcctcgggcaagggcagccgaccccggaggattcacgtctcacccgagggccccctcaagcaacggacaccccttcggctcgcccgaggcccagtcttcgccaagaagcaacattggccagatcgccacaccgaccgaccgtatcgcagaagcatttaatgcaagtatggcctgacaccttatcctgacgcgcccccctcagtcgacagagccaaagtgaccgcagtcacttcgccgctccactgaccagcctgacaagaggacagcgccgcctgcatcgctccgactgctgtgccactcgacagagtgaggctgacagcagccaagtccggcctcgggcgcca harbors:
- the LOC542024 gene encoding basal layer antifungal peptide precursor, yielding MAKFFNYTIIQGLLMLSMVLLASCAIHAHIISGETEEVSNTGSPTVMVTMGANRKIIEDNKNLLCYLRALEYCCARTRQCYDDIKKCLEHCRG